Proteins from a single region of Carassius gibelio isolate Cgi1373 ecotype wild population from Czech Republic chromosome A5, carGib1.2-hapl.c, whole genome shotgun sequence:
- the slc14a2 gene encoding urea transporter 2, whose amino-acid sequence MPGTQLTKGGPLDLCRTSTSQSPSTQNTKELQPLMANPVCEATEQKKQQPQGPERPNSHQKFKAKLMQWVSYIAGDMAPFGEWMKGQFILLQILDWVLRGAAQVMFVNNPLSGLIIFAGLILQNRWWALNGFVGTLFATISALIIGQNRGAIANGLYGYNGILVGLLMAVFSNAGDWYWWLLLPNIFMSMACPIVSSALASINSRWDLPVFTLPFNILVCLHMVATGHYNHHFPQVLFQPRTSMHNLTWSELDYPKLFRSIPVGIGQVYGCDNAWTGGIFMIALFISSPITFAHATIGSAVGMVSGLALAAPFQNIYFGLWGYNCVLACIAIGGMFYALTWQTHLLAVACAFFCAYLGSAIANVMSTFGLPACTWPFCLSALTFLLITTEIKNIYKLPLAKVTYPEKNLIYFWKMKKEERIAKQMKEQEKDIASQQMKESIIMAANEMKAHQLLDVCTVDVLKEESTQNRSDRKSEATELDLTQL is encoded by the exons ATGCCTGGAACGCAGCTCACTAAG GGTGGCCCACTGGATCTCTGCAGAACTTCTACTTCACAGTCTCCCAGTACTCAAAACACAAAG GAGCTACAACCACTCATGGCAAATCCAGTCTGTGAAGCTACAGAGCAGAAGAAACAACAGCCACAGGGACCCGAAAGGCCAAATTCACATCAGAAGTTTAAAGCAAAGCTCATGCAATGGGTTTCTTATATTGCTGGAGACATGGCTCCGTTCGGTGAATGGATGAAAG ggcagtttatcttgctccagaTTCTGGACTGGGTGCTGCGGGGAGCTGCTCAGGTGATGTTTGTGAACAACCCTCTCAGCGGGCTAATCATCTTTGCTGGACTGATCCTGCAGAACCGATGGTGGGCACTCAATGGTTTTGTTGGCACTTTGTTTGCTACGATTTCTGCCCTCATCATTGGTCAGAACAG AGGTGCGATCGCAAACGGCCTGTACGGATATAACGGCATCTTGGTTGGTCTCCTGATGGCGGTTTTCTCAAATGCAGGAGATTGGTATTGGTGGCTGCTTCTTCCCAACATTTTCATGTCAATGGCATG TCCCATAGTGTCCAGTGCCTTGGCATCCATCAACAGTCGGTGGGACCTTCCTGTCTTCACCCTGCCCTTCAACATACTAGTGTGTCTCCATATGGTGGCTACAGGCCACTACAATCACCACTTCCCTCAGGTTCTCTTCCAGCCACGCACATCCATGCATAACTTGACATGGTCTGAGCTGGATTATCCTAAG CTCTTCCGTTCAATCCCTGTGGGTATTGGACAGGTATATGGGTGTGACAATGCTTGGACAGGAGGAATATTCATGATCGCCTTGTTCATCTCCTCACCCATAACATTTGCACATGCAACTATTGGATCAGCAGTTGGTATGGTGTCAG GTCTTGCTCTTGCTGCACCGTTCCAGAACATCTACTTTGGCCTGTGGGGTTATAACTGTGTTTTGGCCTGCATTGCCATTGGTGGGATGTTCTACGCTCTCACATGGCAGACACATCTTCTGGCGGTGGCCTGCG CATTCTTCTGTGCATATCTTGGCTCTGCAATCGCAAATGTGATGTCTACT TTTGgactcccagcatgcacctgGCCCTTCTGTCTCTCTGCTCTCACTTTCCTTTTGATCACTACGgagataaaaaacatttataaactgCCCCTGGCTAAAGTCACCTACCCTGAGAAAAACCTGATATACTTCTGGAAGATGAAGAAAGAGGAGAGGATCGCCAAACAAATGAAAGAGCAAGAGAAAGACATAGCATCGCAGCAGATGAAAGAGAGTATTATAATGGCTGCAAATGAAATGAAAGCTCATCAGCTTCTCGATGTTTGCACTGTGGACGTTCTAAAAGAGGAAAGCACACAAAATAGATCAGACAGGAAGTCAGAGGCAACTGAACTCGATTTAACTCAATTATAA